The following DNA comes from Pseudomonadota bacterium.
TCGGGTCTGAGGGCCGCGGTCGGCCCGTGCTTTACAGGTACGGGTACTTGGTGTGCACGCCCGGTCCTGGGCCCCCGCCAGGGTTCCACGGCTTCTGGGGCTCCCTCCGAGCCCACACGACCCCAAACCCGGCGCCCGCGCGGCGCGACGTCTGCGTCCGCCTCTGGAGCCCCACGCGGACCACCCAATCACCGACCGGCCCGCCCGACGCAACAGTACCGGGTTGCAAAACCCCGTTGAACTTCATATCCTTTGGAGCATACGGTCGCCCTGGGTTTCATGAAAGTCAACGTCTCCGTCAGGCAGTAGTTAGGTTAGCGCCATGCGCACGCTTCATTATAAGAACAGGTCGATCAAGTCCATATTTACGGAGCTTTACGAGCCCATAGGCGATCGGGAGATGATTTCCGGGTCGGGATCCGATCTTGTCCAGACCGCCGCGATCGCGCGCGCGATTCCGGAACTGATCAAGGAGCTGAAGGTGAAGACGATGCTCGACGCGCCGTGCGGCGATTTCTACTGGATGCGGCGCGTCGAGTTGGGGGTGGACAGCTATATCGGCGTTGACATCGTCGAGGAATTGATCGCGCGGCATGCGCGCAATCATGCCAGCCACAACCGGCGATTCATGTGCCTGGACGTTACTAAGGACAGTCTGCCAAGGGTGGATCTGATCTTGTCGCGAGACGCCCTTGTCCATCTCTCATCGCGCGACTGCCTGGCGGCGCTGGCCAACTTCAAATCCAGCAAGTCACAGTATTTGCTGATGACGACCTTCCCGGCGGTCATAAAAAACGAAGACATCCTGACCGGCGAATGGCGGCTGATCAACTTCGAGGCGCCTCCGTTCAACCTCCCGCCACCACTGCGGCTCATCAACGAGCATTGTACGGAAGATGACGGGGTCTATCGCGACAAAAGCCTCGGTCTTTGGAGACTCGATGACATTCTCAACTAAATGGGACAAGCTTCTTATCTACGAAAAGCGTCCTTTGAATTTCCTATACCCAACCCGAAATGCAATGTAACGGAAGCATGAGAATCGCAATCCTGTGTTACGGCACGTCGGGTAAGGGAGGCATGGAAACAGTCATTTCTCGTATTATCGGCGAATTGAACGAGTTGGGTCATGACACGGAATTATTCTTGCTAGGCGGATCTCATGACCAAAGCTGGCTTGGGGGTGTACGCAGCCGAATTGTTGGGAAGGTTCAAGACAGCAAACTAACCGGATATTTAAAGTACGCGTTCATTCTGCCAGGCATCCTTTGGCGGTTTCGCCCCGATCTGATCGTGGGAGCAGACGACAGAGCGGTATGGACAGCAATTATGATGAAACGCATGCTCAGGCTAAAAGCGCCCGTCGCCTCTTGGATGCATTTTG
Coding sequences within:
- a CDS encoding class I SAM-dependent methyltransferase, giving the protein MRTLHYKNRSIKSIFTELYEPIGDREMISGSGSDLVQTAAIARAIPELIKELKVKTMLDAPCGDFYWMRRVELGVDSYIGVDIVEELIARHARNHASHNRRFMCLDVTKDSLPRVDLILSRDALVHLSSRDCLAALANFKSSKSQYLLMTTFPAVIKNEDILTGEWRLINFEAPPFNLPPPLRLINEHCTEDDGVYRDKSLGLWRLDDILN
- a CDS encoding glycosyltransferase: METVISRIIGELNELGHDTELFLLGGSHDQSWLGGVRSRIVGKVQDSKLTGYLKYAFILPGILWRFRPDLIVGADDRAVWTAIMMKRMLRLKAPVASWMHFAITDISYGLLKKADFHLAINSENVQQLIDLHVAKPDKIYLVHNPVKLTDRTIPSPTDVAHFIYIGRLTYDGQKRVSDFITALSQVKGAWQ